From a region of the Drosophila virilis strain 15010-1051.87 chromosome 3, Dvir_AGI_RSII-ME, whole genome shotgun sequence genome:
- the Cpr65Ay gene encoding flexible cuticle protein 12, which translates to MKLLPLGLLLLSLALAAAVPVEDEERDEELHFGFQTENGYQRSEDITYKVKVNPDLETTEQPNGEQTQKPVEYRGGYSFISADGYEYKVLYKANKNGFQPYVTAHKVKTAQDKAEIILKT; encoded by the exons ATGAAATTg TTGCCGCTcggtttgttgctgctgtcgctggctTTGGCTGCGGCTGTGCCTGTGGAGGATGAGGAACGTGATGAGGAGCTGCATTTTGG CTTTCAGACAGAGAACGGCTATCAGCGCTCGGAGGATATTACCTACAAGGTCAAAGTGAATCCCGATCTGGAGACAACTGAGCAGCCAAATGGCGAGCAAACCCAAAAGCCTGTGGAATATCGTGGCGGATATAGCTTTATATCAGCGGACGGCTATGAGTACAAGGTGCTCTATAAGGCGAACAAGAACGGCTTTCAGCCCTATGTGACGGCGCACAAGGTGAAAACGGCGCAGGATAAAGCTGAGATAATACTTAAAACTTAA
- the Cpr65Az gene encoding uncharacterized protein Cpr65Az, whose product MQFVSTHVTDPRVQQVVVKCNCWPYKRPASTGQPQQLESEMVRRTLLILMLIGLGSLVAAEPAGYPSARPPAPKPPRPPAPPSGSYGAPRQPSTSYGAPKPPSSSYGAPKPQPAAPAPKPTYGAPPRKPPAPPAAPPRDSYGPPPTNPSQNYLPPSSGGGGAPGGSGGESIPIIKLESKVNTDGSYKYEYETGNGIQAEEMGYLKNAGVEGAEAQVAEGSFSYSSPEGQSISLTYIADENGFQPQGDHLPTPPPIPVEIQEALDKLAASGGCHDCDDQGGGGAGGGGGGYVYRRK is encoded by the exons atgcaatttgtgtcCACGCACGTGACTGACCCCCGGGTGCAACAGGTTGTGGTCAAATGCAATTGTTGGCCATATAAAAGGCCAGCGTCAACCGGTCAGCCGCAACAGTTAGAAAGCGAAATGGTACGGAGAACATTATTGATACTTATGCTCATCGGCTTGGGCAGCCTGGTGGCAGCGGAGCCGGCGGGTTATCCGAGTGCGCGTCCACCAGCTCCCAAGCCCCCACGACCGCCTGCACCACCCAGCGGCAGCTATGGAGCACCTCGGCAACCCAGCACCAGCTACGGAGCACCAAAGCCACCCAGCAGTAGTTATGGAGCACCGAAGCCCCAACCAGCTGCGCCTGCGCCGAAGCCAACTTATGGAGCGCCGCCCAGGAAGCCGCCAGCTCCGCCTGCTGCGCCGCCTCGCGACAGCTATGGACCGCCACCGACTAATCCCAGTCAGAACTACTTGCCGCCCTCAAGTGGTGGGGGTGGTGCACCTGGTGGCTCCGGTGGTGAAAGCATTCCCATTATCAAGCTTGAATCCAAAGTCAACACCGATGGCTCCTACAAG TATGAATACGAAACGGGCAATGGCATACAGGCCGAGGAGATGGGCTACTTGAAAAATGCCGGTGTTGAGGGCGCCGAGGCTCAGGTGGCCGAGGGCTCCTTCTCCTACAGCAGCCCGGAGGGTCAGAGCATCTCGTTGACCTACATTGCGGACGAGAATGGTTTCCAGCCGCAGGGCGATCATCTGCCCACGCCGCCGCCCATACCCGTCGAGATACAGGAGGCACTTGATAAGCTGGCCGCCAGCGGCGGCTGTCATGATTGCGATGACCAAGGAGGAGGCGGAGcaggtggcggcggcggcggctatGTCTATCGCagaaagtaa
- the Prdm13 gene encoding sal-like protein 4, translated as MHTTAQFDNLELDETTAAQGQKRATSMIFRIEQLLPGGTTTTATTTTGTGTAATTSSAQAPAKRARSSLRPGVYTAQYTPKDTCSCGVPTTALLSSMGTAAPSDARVHCSLVNGELALSATLLRQIKLSEDIYSFNALFELHAGQLRIRLVRDVAREDEIVAWFGEELVLLMGIPFLTPLNIQGNNRYTCHLCHLTFETPHPLKIHLALGCGRSVMDLLWMRLHYALKSAARAPSTSMTLSPTPATSSTSSASPNRSPPPPTRFSAFRPMAAALQSLPLPSQAPPAGALAAYLPGMGMGAPLSAHPMNAAAQIEAIVSNMGASKQGHLCIYCGKVYSRKYGLKIHIRTHTGFKPLKCKFCLRPFGDPSNLNKHVRLHLQTQPSGNIAGDEPEPELGYQCQICHKTLARARDLQRHMETRHATSSTTTATTTATTAATGGGMSSHS; from the exons ATGCACACGACGGCCCAATTCGATAATCTGGAGCTGGACGAGACGACGGCGGCACAGGGCCAGAAGCGCGCCACGAGCATGATCTTTCGCATCGAACAGCTGCTCCCGGgcggcacaacaacaacagcaacaacaacaactggaacaggaacagcagcaacaacaagctcCGCCCAAGCTCCGGCTAAGCGCGCGCGGAGCAGCTTGCGGCCGGGCGTTTATACGGCCCAGTACACGCCGAAGGACACGTGCTCGTGTGGCGTGCCAACAACTGCGCTGCTCAGCTCGATGGGCACGGCGGCGCCCAGCGATGCCCGTGTCCACTGCAGCCTGGTTAATGGGGAGCTGGCACTGTCCGCGACGCTGCTGCGTCAGATCAAGCTCTCCGAGGACATTTACAGCTTCAATGCGCTGTTCGAGCTGCATGCGGGACAGTTGCGGATACGTCTGGTGCGGGATGTGGCGCGCGAGGATGAGATTGTGGCCTGGTTCGGCGAGGAGCTGGTGCTGCTCATGGGCATACCCTTCCTCACGCCGCTCAACATACAGG GCAATAATCGCTACACCTGCCACCTGTGCCATTTGACCTTCGAGACGCCGCATCCGCTCAAGATACATCTGGCCCTCGGCTGCGGCCGCAGCGTTATGGATCTGCTCTGGATGCGTTTGCACTATGCTCTGAAGTCGGCGGCACGTGCGCCCAGCACCAGCATGACATTGTCGCCCACGCCGGCAACCTCATCCACGTCGTCGGCCTCGCCCAATCgttcgccgccgccgcccaccCGCTTTTCTGCCTTTAGACCCATGGCCGCCGCCTtgcagtcgctgccgctgccctcACAGGCGCCGCCAGCGGGCGCACTCGCCGCATACCTGCCCGGCATGGGTATGGGCGCACCGCTGTCCGCGCATCCGATGAACGCGGCCGCCCAGATCGAGGCCATAGTCAGCAATATGGGCGCCTCGAAGCAGGGTCATCTGTGCATTTACTGCGGCAAGGTCTACTCCCGCAAGTATGGCCTCAAgatacacatacgcacacacacaggcttCAAGCCGCTCAAGTGCAAGTTCTGTCTGCGTCCCTTCGGTGATCCCAGCAATCTCAACAAGCACGTGCGACTCCATCTCCAGACGCAGCCCAGCGGCAATATCGCTGGGGACGAACCGGAGCCGGAGCTGGGCTATCAGTGCCAGATTTGCCACAAGACGCTCGCCCGGGCCAGAGATCTGCAGCGGCACATGGAGACGCGACATGCCACAagcagcacaacaacagcaacaacaacagccacaacagctGCGACAGGCGGTGGAATGTCCAGCCATAGCTGA
- the fmt gene encoding uncharacterized protein fmt has protein sequence MFWDKGYAPSANIEALLEKENSTVEEFLDEEDILQECKTQKKNLVNYFTRPEVIRRLVELITTEPAEDLPMAQRFRYANMSCEILTLGLPSLDEKLLSDADTLQLLYSYLEKEPPLNPLLSSFFSKTFSMLFTKKPEQDWFLYQHMCLQLLEYIKLQKNFLDFICKHFDTPVIPDLIMQMMKDIDGGQLKRNLYEWLTEDKIVERLIAILRNPQETDKHANVADFFCDLINQGRLMRQTEQENDSFEPAFDGSNPILRTIESAQTIEALLNVILEPNALESAILSGISVVLTLIKPITFTDEPNSDRQRLLQKREREFHQEVQETVITVIAPRLQEFVHVLKNPPAKPSLETTAAVLSPPFGKTRLQVCRVFTALLETKHETIQKAICATDYFALLLDYFKEYCWNNFLHSELEKALHLVFYNELSNNNTTSTECTDIFQDDYIFNCLMKATNDALRTEVEMKNALNDVKRAEGGKDNQASDIEFEAAAAQQEAAAAAAAEKADGSETEATGATQENHIEHNSAAEEETVAAADADVAVAAAPVDSQAEANTTADATQPTLNDLDQTKAPINNPPTEMQTYLIVNCQLVSKLVNYWRHNTEAQSSEKGRRLGYMGHLIKILRHITNCISESEHIAALIASSFGNESELQLWQSLIDAEEGEFTLAVSQQNKLLANCNPHEENEYNAGNSKDFLGETNTWDTGALSYSNVCYSDLDNTLQDIVFTMDNDQNLFQFGGNIDDDDDDDDEQHGGSGGDGHGMLTKNSTTLNNLAADPWDMDVQFADMTGISDADDNLVNAGTASWGTEFTSDNFADFDAHFSSFSSDLGLPTTQPPATDAAAGHASTEAPTSNSIEEHRTAMNEDDVSMTATTTTTTTNNSTSNEDDRQAEYDNNANVEKASSDKQNELNDAETAGTTSATVAATSIVSRLQSVLLDGEEDYEDDEGMWTKPLGGSSSNQSELETDQQQPSPVTNGPSKITEFNHANDNNSSSSGGEARDDSNITAGTEQLVEQPKKSESIAAAASKTAEIATTTT, from the exons ATGTTTTGGGACAAGGGTTATGCGCCCTCAGCCAACATAGAGGCGCTGCTGGAGAAGGAG AACTCCACGGTTGAGGAATTTCTGGACGAGGAGGATATACTGCAGGAATGCAAAACGCAAAAAAAGAATCTGGTTAACTATTTTACACGGCCCGAGGTAATTAGACGACTCGTCGAGCTAATCACAACGGAACCCGCGGAGGATCTGCCCATGGCGCAGCGTTTTCGCTATGCAAATATGTCATGTGAGATACTCACACT CGGCCTGCCGTCCCTAGATGAGAAACTGCTGTCCGATGCGGATACCCTGCAATTGCTGTATTCATATCTGGAAAAGGAACCACCGTTAAATCCATTGCTATCATCGTTTTTTAGTAAAACGTTTAGCATGCTCTTTACCAAAAAGCCTGAACAAGATTGGTTTTTGTATCAACACATGTGCCTACAACTTTTGGAGTATATTAAATTGCAGAAGAACTTTTTGGATTTCATTTGTAAACACTTCGACACACCGGTCATACCCGATCTAATAATGCAAATGATGAAGGACATCGATGGTGGTCAACTGAAGCGCAACCTATACGAA TGGTTAACTGAAGATAAAATTGTTGAGAGACTGATTGCAATATTGCGTAATCCTCAAGAGACCGATAAACATGCAAATGTTGCGGACTTTTTCTGTGATCTTATCAACCAAGGTCGTCTTATGCGGCAAACTGAGCAGGAGAACGACTCGTTTGAGCCCGCCTTCGATGGCTCAAATCCCATATTGCGTACCATTGAATCCGCACAGACAATTGAAGCCTTGTTAAATGTGATTTTGGAACCAAACGCTCTAGAGAGCGCCATCTTATCAGGAATATCGGTTGTACTTACGCTTATCAAGCCCATTACATTCAC tGATGAGCCGAACTCGGATCGCCAGCGTTTACTGCAGAAACGTGAGCGCGAATTTCATCAGGAAGTGCAGGAGACTGTGATTACGGTTATAGCGCCGCGCCTACAGGAATTTGTGCACGTGCTAAAGAATCCGCCCGCG AAACCGAGCCTGGAAACGACTGCGGCGGTGCTCTCGCCGCCATTTGGGAAAACGCGCCTTCAGGTTTGCCGCGTTTTCACCGCGCTGCTGGAGACCAAGCACGAGACCATACAAAAGGC CATCTGTGCCACAGACTACTTTGCTCTGCTGCTGGACTATTTCAAGGAGTACTGCTGGAACAACTTTCTGCATAGTGAGCTGGAGAAGGCCTTGCATCTGGTGTTCTACAATGAGCTGTCGAATAACAACACCACCTCCACTGAGTGCACCGATATATTCCAGGACGATTACATATTCAACTGCCTGATGAAGGCCACGAATGATGCCCTGCGGACTGAGGTAGAAATGAAGAATGCCTTAAACGATGTAAAGCGCGCAGAGGGCGGCAAGGATAATCAGGCATCAGACATCGAATTCGaggctgcagcagcacagcaggaagctgcagcagccgcagcggctGAAAAGGCTGATGGCAGCGAGACTGAAGCAACAGGCGCCACGCAGGAGAATCACATTGAGCACAATTCTGCTGCCGAGGAAGaaactgttgctgccgctgacgCTGATGTTGCCGTTGCAGCTGCTCCTGTTGACAGCCAAGCAGAAGCGAATACGACGGCTGATGCAACGCAGCCAACGCTCAACGATCTGGACCAGACGAAAGCGCCGATCAATAACCCGCCCACAGAGATGCAAACATAT CTTATTGTCAATTGCCAACTGGTGTCCAAATTGGTCAATTACTGGCGGCACAATACAGAGGCGCA ATCCAGCGAGAAGGGTCGACGTCTGGGCTATATGGGGCATCTGATCAAAATCCTAAGACATATAACGAATTGTATATCAGAATCTGAACATATCGCTGCCCTGATTGCCTCCAGCTTTGGCAATGAGTCGGAGCTGCAGCTCTGGCAATCGCTGATCGACGCCGAGGAGGGTGAATTTACGCTGGCGGTATCCCAGCAGAATAAGCTGCTCGCCAATTGCAATCCGCACGAGGAGAATGAGTATAATGCGGGCAACTCCAAGGATTTTCTGGGCGAAACCAACACCTGGGACACTGGCGCGCTCTCCTACAGCAATGTTTGCTACAGCGATCTGGATAATACACTGCAGGACATTGTCTTTACCATGGACAATGATCAGAATCTGTTTCAGTTCGGAGGCAACatcgacgacgatgacgatgacgatgatgagcagcacggcggcagcggcggcgatGGCCATGGCATGCTCACCAAGAATTCCACAACGCTCAACAATCTGGCCGCCGATCCCTGGGACATGGATGTACAATTCGCTGACATGACGGGCATCTCCGATGCGGATGACAATCTGGTCAATGCCGGCACCGCCAGCTGGGGCACCGAATTCACTAGCGACAACTTTGCCGATTTTGATGCACATTTCAGCAGCTTCAGCAGCGATCTGGGCTTGCCGACAACACAGCCGCCGGCAACGGATGCTGCAGCCGGACATGCGTCCACTGAAGCGCCCACGAGCAACAGCATTGAGGAGCATCGAACTGCAATGAACGAGGACGATGTGTCCAtgactgcaacaacaacaacaacaacaacaaacaattcaACCAGCAATGAGGACGACCGGCAGGCAGAGTACGACAACAATGCCAACGTGGAGAAAGCATCTAgcgataaacaaaatgagcTCAACGATGCCGAAACAGCTGGCACAACTTCTGCCACGGTGGCAGCCACATCGATTGTGAGTCGACTGCAATCGGTGCTGCTCGATGGCGAGGAGGATTACGAGGACGATGAGGGCATGTGGACCAAGCCAttaggcggcagcagcagcaatcagtCTGAATTGGAAACGGATCAACAACAGCCCTCACCCGTAACGAATGGACCCAGCAAAATAACCGAATT CAATCATGCCAAcgataacaacagcagcagcagcggcggcgagGCACGCGACGATAGCAACATCACAGCTGGAACGGAGCAGTTGGTGGAGCAGCCAAAGAAGTCGGAGAGCATAGCTGCGGCGGCCTCAAAAACTGCGGAGAttgcaacaacgacaacataA
- the LOC6623496 gene encoding methyltransferase-like protein 22, with product MYTVKSEIYSETNYQTTHSADGHIVSKFRFRYPNEKEDNAKATVDHDGDLEVQRPRRGTIELEHSDATELKLVGLQVWRGALLLADYVFHQREELASKTLMELGAGVGLTSIAAAMHNGGQVYCTDVNLGSILQLMRRNVQRNAQLLRGQVSVLEYDFLAPKSKLSAELLAAIDASDVIMAADVIYEDTLTDAFVAVMEHILARGRQSGRPKCIYVAMEKRYVFTLEDCDSVAPMWEHFLRQTAHKPWQMEHVPLDFPQYFEYERCPQLILMRITCR from the coding sequence ATGTATACGGTCAAGTCGGAAATCTACAGTGAGACCAACTATCAGACAACACACAGTGCAGACGGTCACATTGTCTCCAAATTCCGTTTTCGTTATCCTAACGAAAAGGAAGACAACGCCAAAGCAACCGTAGACCATGATGGTGACCTTGAGGTGCAGCGTCCCAGGCGCGGCACCATTGAACTTGAGCATTCCGATGCCACAGAGCTGAAATTGGTGGGGCTGCAGGTGTGGCGCGgtgcgctgctgctggctgatTATGTATTCCATCAGCGCGAAGAGCTGGCCAGCAAGACGTTGATGGAGCTGGGCGCCGGCGTGGGACTCACCAGCATTGCGGCCGCCATGCACAACGGCGGCCAGGTCTACTGCACGGATGTGAATCTCGGCAGCATACTGCAGCTGATGCGTCGCAATGTGCAGCGCAATGCCCAGCTGCTCCGTGGCCAGGTGTCGGTGCTCGAGTATGATTTCCTGGCACCCAAGTCCAAGCTGAGCGCAGAGCTGCTCGCGGCCATTGATGCCAGCGATGTGATAATGGCAGCAGATGTCATCTATGAGGATACGCTGACCGATGCCTTCGTGGCCGTCATGGAGCACATCCTTGCACGTGGCCGGCAGTCGGGCAGGCCCAAGTGCATCTATGTGGCCATGGAGAAGCGTTACGTCTTCACACTGGAGGACTGCGACTCTGTGGCGCCCATGTGGGAGCACTTTCTCAGGCAGACGGCGCACAAGCCGTGGCAAATGGAGCACGTCCCACTTGACTTTCCACAGTATTTCGAATACGAGCGCTGCCCGCAGCTGATCCTGATGCGCATAACCTGCCGCTGA
- the Pdss2 gene encoding all trans-polyprenyl-diphosphate synthase PDSS2: MQRVGALIMQQLMRHRMPQGQLLRRRNPTTPAVLLSTFTQQQQKRGTATSTVSSKQATPPPRHDWNRAVSEAERIVGYPTSFLSLRWLLSDEIANVALHLRKLVGSAHPLMKTAKHLLYNGKNTMQAWGLIVLLVSKAAGHAPSIPDVEQDKSAGVLHSQRALAEVTEMIRISHLVHNSVVNLQSGTQAGQDVSTYDDMSFGNKIGLLTGDYLLGHSSAELANLRNQEVVELISSAVRDFSESEFIGERDEQNNPLPYKPGTFQRPSLSVAVDFNEHDVMTPMPIGQVLGNPEQEWECRNILNAGSLLGKSCQASLKLAGQSEQMQRHAYRFGKHLALAWQACLDAEIFQCPTLPLDTTFSLVSAPVLFHLEHDPSLYALIEPGKKSVELIDYVQIHKAVIAGPALAKTKELQCKHTAAALSVLQHFPATDARQALENIILAMQDL; encoded by the exons ATGCAAAGAGTCGGCGCGCTGATTATGCAACAGTTGATGCGGCACAGGATGCCGCAAGGCCAGCTGCTGCGTCGCCGCAACCCCACCACACCTGCTGTGCTGCTCTCAACTTtcacccagcagcagcagaaacgcGGTACGGCAACGTCAACGGTGAGCAGCAAGCAGGCAACGCCGCCGCCACGCCACGACTGGAATCGTGCCGTTAGCGAAGCGGAACGCATTGTCGGCTATCCCACATCCTTTCTCAGTCTGCGCTGGCTGCTCAGCGACGAGATCGCCAATGTGGCGCTGCATCTGCGCAAGCTGGTGGGCAGTGCGCATCCCCTAATGAAGACAGCTAA GCATCTGCTGTACAATGGCAAGAACACAATGCAGGCGTGGGGTCTGATTGTGTTGCTGGTCTCCAAGGCGGCGGGACATGCGCCGAGCATACCGGATGTGgagcaggataaaagcgccGGGGTACTCCATTCGCAGCGCGCCCTCGCCGAGGTCACGGAAATGATACGCATCTCGCATCTGGTGCACAAT AGCGTGGTCAATTTGCAGTCGGGCACGCAGGCTGGCCAGGATGTTAGCACTTATGATGACATGTCGTTTGGCAATAAGATTGGTCTGCTTACCGGCGACTATCTGCTGGGGCATTCCAGCGCCGAGCTGGCGAATCTGCGCAATCAGGAGGTAGTCGAGCTGATCTCGTCGGCGGTGCGCGATTTTTCCGAATCCGAGTTCATTGGCGAACGCGATGAGCAGAACAATCCGCTGCCCTACAAGCCGGGCACATTCCAGCGTCCCTCGCTCAGCGTGGCCGTGGACTTCAACGAGCACGACGTGATGACGCCCATGCCCATTGGCCAGGTGCTGGGCAATCCGGAGCAGGAATGGGAATGCCGCAATATACTCAATGCGGGCAGCCTGCTGGGCAAGTCCTGCCAGGCCTCGCTCAAGCTAGCCGGCCAGAGCGAACAGATGCAACGCCATGCCTATCGCTTTGGCAAGCATCTTGCGCTGGCCTGGCAGGCATGCCTTGACGCGGAAATCTTTCAGTGTCCCACACTGCCGCTGGATACGACGTTCAGTCTGGTTAGCGCGCCAGTGCTGTTCCATCTGGAGCACGATCCCAGCCTCTATGCACTGATCGAGCCGGGCAAAAAGTCTGTGGAGCTGATCGATTACGTTCAAATACACAAGGCCGTCATAGCCGGACCGGCGCTGGCCAAGACCAAGGAGCTGCAGTGCAAGCATACGGCAGCTGCGCTCAGTGTGCTGCAGCATTTTCCGGCCACGGATGCACGCCAGGCGCTGGAGAACATCATACTGGCCATGCAGGACTTGTGA